A stretch of Brevundimonas naejangsanensis DNA encodes these proteins:
- the lpxB gene encoding lipid-A-disaccharide synthase gives MSRPLKVMLVAAEASGDALGAGLARTLKARLGDDVVFVGVGGPKMAAEGVVSPFDIAELSILGWIEGLKAYGRVKKRVAETAALAAAEKPDAVVLIDSWGFTIRVAQAIRAASPKTPLIKYVGPQVWASRPGRATTLAGAVDHLLALYALDAPWFEKAGLPTTVVGSQALHVDMAGADGARFRAARGIAADAPLLLVLPGSRPSEITRMTPVYEDAAKRLKGEIPGLEVAVVAAGTVAADVAGRVAAWPFRTHVVQEADKYDAMKAANAALATSGTVSTELALAGAPMVIAYKIDGLSYVLMKRLVTAKHITLFNIAADERIAPEFIQHEATPQALAKAVGRLLTDPEAAADQARRQTQALDLMGRGGPDPSELAADAVLRVIAAKAG, from the coding sequence ATGAGTCGACCCCTGAAGGTCATGCTGGTGGCGGCCGAGGCTTCGGGCGACGCCCTGGGGGCCGGTCTGGCGCGCACGCTGAAGGCGCGGTTGGGCGATGACGTGGTCTTCGTCGGCGTGGGCGGTCCCAAGATGGCGGCCGAGGGCGTCGTCAGCCCCTTCGACATCGCCGAACTGTCGATCCTGGGCTGGATCGAGGGGCTGAAGGCCTATGGTCGGGTCAAGAAGCGCGTGGCCGAGACGGCGGCTCTGGCGGCGGCGGAGAAGCCGGACGCCGTGGTGCTGATCGACAGCTGGGGCTTCACCATCCGCGTGGCCCAGGCGATCCGCGCCGCTTCGCCGAAGACGCCGCTGATCAAATACGTCGGGCCGCAGGTGTGGGCCTCGCGACCGGGCCGGGCGACGACGCTGGCGGGGGCGGTGGATCACCTGCTGGCCCTCTATGCGCTGGACGCGCCCTGGTTCGAGAAGGCGGGCCTGCCGACGACGGTCGTCGGCTCGCAGGCGCTGCATGTCGACATGGCGGGGGCCGACGGCGCCCGTTTCCGCGCGGCGCGGGGCATTGCGGCGGATGCGCCCCTGCTGCTGGTCCTGCCGGGCAGCCGGCCCAGCGAGATCACGCGCATGACGCCCGTCTATGAAGACGCGGCGAAGCGTCTGAAGGGCGAGATTCCGGGGTTGGAGGTCGCCGTCGTCGCGGCGGGCACCGTCGCCGCCGACGTGGCGGGCCGCGTCGCCGCCTGGCCATTCCGCACCCATGTCGTGCAGGAGGCCGACAAGTACGACGCCATGAAGGCCGCGAACGCCGCCCTGGCCACCAGCGGCACGGTCTCGACCGAACTGGCCCTGGCCGGCGCGCCCATGGTCATCGCCTACAAGATCGACGGCTTGAGCTATGTCCTGATGAAGCGGCTGGTGACGGCCAAGCACATCACCCTGTTCAACATCGCCGCCGACGAGCGCATCGCGCCTGAGTTCATCCAGCATGAGGCGACGCCGCAGGCCCTGGCGAAGGCGGTAGGGCGGCTGCTGACCGATCCCGAGGCGGCGGCCGATCAGGCGCGTCGTCAGACCCAGGCGCTGGACCTGATGGGGCGCGGCGGGCCGGACCCGTCGGAACTGGCGGCGGATGCGGTGCTGCGGGTGATTGCGGCGAAGGCGGGCTGA
- the lpxI gene encoding UDP-2,3-diacylglucosamine diphosphatase, protein MTTAPKLALIAGSGDLPIRVAQRCEAEGREVFIIRLKGFADAHLHRWPGQDFGMAEIGKILKAMRAEGCRAVCLAGYVNRPDFKTLKPDLKGASLLPGIIAAASKGDDALLRKILSVFEDEGFAVEGADDLLGGEMLTAGALGRVTPTEEQLSDLKKALHVAEKSGELDIGQGAVVCDGLVLAVEAQEGTDEMLRRVAHLPADLRGSPGFARGALGKAPKPIQDLRVDMPVIGPTTVELAAAAGLAGIGGFEGRLIVIDHEGLVEAADRLGLFVWGVER, encoded by the coding sequence ATGACGACCGCGCCCAAGCTGGCCCTGATCGCGGGTTCTGGCGATCTGCCCATCCGCGTCGCCCAGCGCTGCGAGGCCGAGGGGCGCGAGGTCTTCATCATCCGCCTGAAGGGTTTCGCCGACGCCCACCTGCACCGCTGGCCGGGGCAGGACTTCGGCATGGCCGAGATCGGCAAGATCCTGAAGGCCATGCGCGCCGAGGGTTGCCGTGCGGTGTGTCTGGCGGGCTACGTCAATCGCCCAGATTTCAAGACCTTGAAGCCCGATCTGAAGGGCGCATCCCTGCTGCCCGGCATCATCGCGGCGGCGTCGAAGGGCGACGACGCCCTGCTGCGCAAGATCCTGTCGGTGTTCGAGGACGAAGGCTTCGCCGTCGAGGGCGCGGACGATCTTCTGGGCGGCGAGATGCTGACGGCGGGGGCTCTAGGCCGAGTGACGCCGACCGAAGAGCAGCTTTCGGATCTAAAGAAGGCGCTGCATGTCGCTGAAAAATCAGGCGAACTTGACATCGGTCAGGGCGCCGTCGTCTGCGACGGCCTGGTGCTGGCGGTCGAGGCGCAGGAAGGCACGGACGAGATGCTGCGCCGCGTGGCGCATCTGCCCGCCGACCTGCGCGGCTCGCCGGGTTTCGCGCGCGGCGCGTTGGGCAAGGCGCCGAAGCCGATCCAGGATCTGCGCGTCGACATGCCCGTTATTGGACCGACGACGGTCGAGCTCGCCGCCGCCGCCGGTCTGGCGGGAATCGGCGGGTTTGAGGGTCGGTTGATCGTCATCGACCACGAAGGTCTGGTCGAGGCGGCCGACCGTCTGGGCTTGTTCGTCTGGGGAGTGGAACGATGA
- the lpxA gene encoding acyl-ACP--UDP-N-acetylglucosamine O-acyltransferase encodes MSIHPTAIVDASAALADGVAIGPWCTVGPGVTLAEGVRLVSHVVIQQDASIGANTTIHPFAVIGGDPQHGGYKGEPVRLEIGENNLIREHCTFNRGTPQGTGVTRVGSNNLFMTGAHVGHDCVVGDNVVMANNATLGGHARIGDKVFLGGLCAVHQNGRVGQGAIVGGLAAVTRDVIPYGSAWGNHASLHGLNLIGLKRKGYGKDAVRRLLAAYRDLFEGDGVFAERLDRVEQAYADLPEIMEIVAFIRDGGKRPLCLPGAE; translated from the coding sequence GTGAGCATCCACCCGACCGCCATTGTCGACGCCTCGGCGGCCCTGGCGGACGGGGTCGCCATCGGCCCCTGGTGCACGGTCGGACCGGGCGTGACCCTGGCCGAGGGCGTGCGCCTGGTCAGCCACGTCGTGATCCAGCAGGATGCGAGCATAGGCGCGAACACGACCATCCACCCCTTCGCCGTCATCGGCGGTGATCCGCAGCACGGCGGCTACAAGGGCGAGCCGGTGCGGCTGGAGATCGGCGAGAACAACCTGATCCGCGAGCACTGCACCTTCAACCGGGGCACGCCGCAGGGGACGGGCGTGACCCGCGTCGGCTCGAACAACCTGTTCATGACCGGCGCCCACGTCGGGCACGATTGCGTGGTCGGCGACAACGTCGTCATGGCCAACAACGCCACGCTGGGCGGCCACGCCCGGATCGGCGACAAGGTCTTCCTGGGCGGCCTGTGCGCCGTGCACCAGAACGGCCGGGTGGGGCAGGGCGCCATCGTCGGCGGCTTGGCCGCAGTGACGCGCGACGTCATTCCCTACGGCTCGGCCTGGGGCAACCACGCCAGCCTGCACGGCCTCAACCTGATCGGGCTGAAACGCAAGGGCTACGGCAAGGACGCGGTGCGTCGCCTGCTGGCCGCCTATCGTGATCTGTTCGAGGGCGACGGCGTCTTCGCCGAGCGGTTGGATCGGGTCGAGCAGGCCTATGCCGACCTGCCCGAGATCATGGAGATCGTCGCCTTCATCCGTGACGGCGGCAAGCGCCCGCTGTGCCTGCCGGGCGCGGAATGA
- the fabZ gene encoding 3-hydroxyacyl-ACP dehydratase FabZ, giving the protein MSEDNKIDYAEVMRRLPHRYPFLLVDKAEDFVAATSIVGIKNVTHNEPFFPGHFPIDPVMPGVLIVEAMAQTGALLMSKSLDVAVADKVIMFMSIDGVRFRKPARPGDQLRMEVKVIKARGDAYKFRGETFIDGKLAAEAEFMAMVVTVAEPAQ; this is encoded by the coding sequence ATGAGCGAAGACAACAAGATCGACTACGCCGAGGTGATGCGTCGCCTGCCGCATCGCTACCCCTTCCTGCTGGTCGACAAGGCCGAGGATTTCGTGGCGGCGACCTCGATCGTCGGCATCAAGAACGTCACCCATAACGAGCCCTTCTTCCCCGGTCACTTCCCGATCGACCCGGTCATGCCGGGCGTGCTGATCGTCGAGGCCATGGCCCAGACGGGCGCCCTGCTGATGTCCAAGTCGCTGGACGTGGCCGTGGCGGACAAGGTCATCATGTTCATGTCGATCGACGGCGTGCGCTTCCGCAAGCCCGCTCGCCCCGGCGACCAGCTGCGCATGGAGGTCAAGGTGATCAAGGCGCGCGGCGACGCCTACAAGTTCCGCGGCGAGACCTTCATCGACGGCAAGCTGGCCGCCGAGGCCGAGTTCATGGCCATGGTCGTGACCGTGGCGGAGCCCGCCCAGTGA